The genomic window AAGGCAAGTTCGGCATCTTTACGTTGATCAATGTCAATATGGGTTCCCAGCATCCGAGTGGGCTGTCCTTCAGCATCCCAGGCCACGATTTTGCCTGTCGATAAGACCCATTTCCAATCCCCAGCCTTAGTTTGAATTCGGAACTCCACACGATAGTGATCCAATTGCCCGCTGAGATAATCTTGCAGGGTTTTTAGGGTTGGGTCTCGATCCTCCGGGTGAAGACTGGCTTGCCAAGAGTCAAGGCTATGAACTAATTCACCGGGGGCATAGCCGAGCATTTCATCATAGCCAAAGTCGGTTTGGGCCTCGCCAGTCACAATATCGAGATCATAAAACCCTTGATTAGACGCTTCTAGGGCCAGGCGTAAACTGGTTTCTTTATCTCGAAGAGCTTGGCTGGTGCGTTTGCGCTCAGTTACGTCCATATAGGTTAAAACTACGCCCAGGCCTGGGATTGGAATTGGCGCGGCGGTGACATCTAACCAAATCAATTCGCCATCGGGACGTTGATACCCCATTTCAAAACCTTGAATTACCCGATTTTCGCGTAACGCAATCACGGCTGGAGAGTCCTGGCTGGGTATCAAGCTGCCATCACTGCGATAACAGAGCCATTGGTTATCCTCCAAAACCCACCGCTGTTGTTCCTCAAGATCTAGGTCAAGAATGTGTTTTGAAGCAGGGTTGGCTTCGATGATGTGGCCTTGCTCATCGGTAATCATGATTCCCACGGGCATGACTGCAAACAGAGTTTGGTATTTGAGACGGGCCGCTTCCAGTTCTAGTTCTAAGACTTTGCTTTGGGAAATATCTTGGATGATTCCCATCCCCCCGATCACCTGACCGGCATCATCAAAAATTTTGTTAATGGTTACCGAAACCCAAACTAAGGAACCATCTTTGCGGATATAGCGTTTTTCGAGTGTATAGGAATGGATTTCGCCAGCCATCAGGGCTTGAACTAGCGGTTGTTCGCGTTCTAAATCGGGAGGGTAAGTAATGGTACGAAAGCTGTGGTTTTGCAATTCAACTTGGGTGTAGCCTGTAATTGCCGTAAAGGCTTGATTTACCGATACAAACTCACCGGAAAGTTCACCATAGACAATCCCAAAGACAGCCTGCTCAAACAAAGCTCGGAAGCGTCCTTCACTGGCCTGGAGTGCAAGTTCTGCCTGTTTGCGGTTGCTAATGTCCTTAAAAAAAACAAAAGCGAATTGAATCTGCCCAGTGGCATCCCGGACAGCCGTGTGATAAACACTAACCCAGCGAATTTCTCCCGTTTTAGTGAGACACCGCTTTTCGAGTTGGTAATGATCACGGGTTCCAGCCAAACACTCATTAATAAAGGGTTGCTCCAGGCCAAGGTCATCGGGATGGGTAATGTGTGCAAACCCCAAGCATTTAAGTTTTTCTGCTGTGTAACCCAGGAGATTTTGTAAACAAGGATTACTCTGATCAATCCGAAAGTCTGGAGCACTACAGATGGCAATGCCCAACTCGGCCTGGTCAAAAATGGCCCGAAACCGCAGTTCACTTAACTCCGAGGCGAGGGTGACTTGTTTCCACGGTGAAATATCGCTAACGCGGACAAAGCTGTGGGGGTGGCCAGCAATGGTGACAGGTTTAGCAGCAATATTTCCCCAGAACCGATTGCCTTTTAGGGTTTGATATTCGATTTCCATTGTCCAAAACCCCTGGCTATGCATTTGGGTAACGTTGGCCTCGACTTCTGCTGCAGTGAAGGGGCGGACATGGAGGGTATGGCCGGCTAAACCAATCAGATTTGATTTTTTATCAGCTTCAAATAATTCAACAGCACGGGGATTACAATCGACAATTTGGACAGTGTTCGGATCCACCAAAAACATCGCATCTGTAGATTCGTTAAACAACAGTTCCCGTAAATCCCGTTGATATTGCAATTCCTGTTCTCGGAGTTTTTGCGCTGTAATATCCATGTCCACACCCGTAAAGCGCACTGGATGGCCGTGATCATCGTAAATCGCTGTCCCACGGGCCAAAAACCAGCGAATTTCCCCACTGGGTCTGATAATCCGAAATTCAACGGTTCGCTGTTGGTGAGATTGGATAATGTCGTCAATGACGGTTTGAACTCGGGCCCGATCTTCAGGGTGTACCAGGCCCATAAAGGTTTCAATCCGCTGGTCAAAGGTTCCCGGAGCTAGGCCCATGAGTTGTTCATAACCGTCTGACCAAACGAGGCGATTGCTGCGTAAGTCCCAGTCACAGTAACCTATTTCGGCAATTTCCAAGGCCAGTTGTAGGCGATCTTTGGCCGCTTTCAGGGTGCGAGTGAAGTTATAGTCAGCCGTGATGTCGCGCCCTGTAGCCTGGAACTCGATAAGGGTATCGTTACTATCAAAAAGGGCGATATTTGTCCATTCATGCCAGATCTGACTGCCATCGTGACCAATGCTGGGGTTAATCACAACTCGAAAGGGATGCTTGGGGGTGAGGGTGTTCATGGCCCAGAGTTCTTCTCGCATCATGGCCTGGGCATCGGGGGGAATAACTTCGAGAAAATGCCGCCCCAAGAGTTCTGCCGCTGGTTTGCCAATCATTTGACAATAGGCCGGATTGACATAGGTAAAGGTGCTGTCGGGTAAAAACCGGACAACCATTTCCGTTTGGGTTTCCAGAATGGCCTGGTAGGAAGCTGGGGTTAATTTGTCGGGAGAATCAGACTCCCCGGTTGCTTCTTGCCATTGAATCAGTTGGGATGGGGGTAGAATCCATAGAAAACCATTGGCCTGGGCAGTAACACCATAGGTCAGATCAGCGGTTTGGCCATTGGTACGGGTCAGCGTAGTTGTGCCACGAAAA from Pseudocalidococcus azoricus BACA0444 includes these protein-coding regions:
- a CDS encoding PAS domain S-box protein, with amino-acid sequence MYPPNLDNQNSVFETGVSLAPSLQGLFALSWEGLIFTDRLGICHHINNSAGIMLGLDSAAPPQSYNLHQFLGVTQDPAWHTWQQSHDPSVVEGNSPAYFRGTTTLTRTNGQTADLTYGVTAQANGFLWILPPSQLIQWQEATGESDSPDKLTPASYQAILETQTEMVVRFLPDSTFTYVNPAYCQMIGKPAAELLGRHFLEVIPPDAQAMMREELWAMNTLTPKHPFRVVINPSIGHDGSQIWHEWTNIALFDSNDTLIEFQATGRDITADYNFTRTLKAAKDRLQLALEIAEIGYCDWDLRSNRLVWSDGYEQLMGLAPGTFDQRIETFMGLVHPEDRARVQTVIDDIIQSHQQRTVEFRIIRPSGEIRWFLARGTAIYDDHGHPVRFTGVDMDITAQKLREQELQYQRDLRELLFNESTDAMFLVDPNTVQIVDCNPRAVELFEADKKSNLIGLAGHTLHVRPFTAAEVEANVTQMHSQGFWTMEIEYQTLKGNRFWGNIAAKPVTIAGHPHSFVRVSDISPWKQVTLASELSELRFRAIFDQAELGIAICSAPDFRIDQSNPCLQNLLGYTAEKLKCLGFAHITHPDDLGLEQPFINECLAGTRDHYQLEKRCLTKTGEIRWVSVYHTAVRDATGQIQFAFVFFKDISNRKQAELALQASEGRFRALFEQAVFGIVYGELSGEFVSVNQAFTAITGYTQVELQNHSFRTITYPPDLEREQPLVQALMAGEIHSYTLEKRYIRKDGSLVWVSVTINKIFDDAGQVIGGMGIIQDISQSKVLELELEAARLKYQTLFAVMPVGIMITDEQGHIIEANPASKHILDLDLEEQQRWVLEDNQWLCYRSDGSLIPSQDSPAVIALRENRVIQGFEMGYQRPDGELIWLDVTAAPIPIPGLGVVLTYMDVTERKRTSQALRDKETSLRLALEASNQGFYDLDIVTGEAQTDFGYDEMLGYAPGELVHSLDSWQASLHPEDRDPTLKTLQDYLSGQLDHYRVEFRIQTKAGDWKWVLSTGKIVAWDAEGQPTRMLGTHIDIDQRKDAELALAKQAAQERVFVEITNDIRRSLDLHLILDSAVENIRDLLRADRVLVLRILPNYHAETLAESLEAGLTSLHNRCWLNFELPGMCWSDYLMGDYRLVDRGHQSRCDTCWIPNLTDDDIQAKIIAPINQARGGNSYLWGLLIVQSQAPISSWTDDDGRLIARICQQLAIAIQQAELYESLQAANSELQAANQELEYLARYDGLTQVANRRHFDEYLNQEWGRMNREQQPLAVIICDIDFFKAYNDHYGHIAGDSCLQKVALALQKTVNRAGDLVARYGGEEFALILPNTNLAGALAVADRIQLGIRQLNLPHHHSAIAQTVTLSLGITAHIPDPDSSLQALVAQADHALYAAKQTGRNRYCYWDRTLPRSWNGDL